The following coding sequences lie in one Panicum virgatum strain AP13 chromosome 6N, P.virgatum_v5, whole genome shotgun sequence genomic window:
- the LOC120678632 gene encoding probable mediator of RNA polymerase II transcription subunit 26c, whose product MALRRSKPFLAAFPLIDAAIEAADAGGSLCRDEFRSARARIVELLCDAANDDEKVEGFCEMLDEAMAGSLATLRAVPPEKIALASGDLVGAVGALMKDHPSERVRELARDVVRGWRAGVKAELARARAAMDVLDALSSSTPPPPPVKDDTKTTKKEGKIPEEQPRPRKTPAAITRSHPSTAESKKGAPIASASKARPSANIGVAAVIPAQPKKTPRVIVSSSATEEEKKMEATKRKLHERYQEAENAKRQRKIQWIEPRPPPPGMKKGLMQRNADTARCAAARCLVKSRRLARLG is encoded by the coding sequence ATGGCGCTCCGCCGCTCCAAGCCCTTCCTGGCGGCGTTCCCGCTCATCGACGCCGCCATCGAGGCCGCCGACGCTGGCGGCAGCCTCTGCCGCGACGAGTTCCGGAGCGCCAGGGCCCGGATCGTCGAGCTGCTCTGCGACGCCGCGAACGACGATGAAAAGGTGGAGGGCTTCTGCGAGATGCTGGACGAGGCCATGGCGGGGTCGCTTGCCACGCTCCGGGCCGTGCCCCCTGAGAAAATCGCGCTGGCGTCCGGCGATCTGGTCGGCGCTGTCGGCGCGCTGATGAAGGACCACCCGTCGGAGCGGGTCCGCGAGCTCGCGCGCGACGTCGTGCGCGGGTGGAGGGCGGGCGTCAAGGCCGAGCTCGCCAGGGCCAGGGCCGCCATGGACGTGCTGGACGCCCTCTCATCAtctactccgccgccgccgccggtcaagGACGACACCAAGACGACAAAGAAGGAAGGGAAGATACCGGAGGAGCAGCCTCGTCCAAGGAAGACACCCGCCGCCATCACCAGAAGCCATCCCAGCACGGCGGAGTCCAAGAAGGGGGCTCCGATCGCCAGCGCCAGCAAAGCCAGGCCGTCAGCGAACATCGGAGTTGCAGCCGTTATCCCTGCGCAGCCGAAGAAGACGCCGCGTGTCATCGTTAGCAGCAGCGCCaccgaggaggagaagaagatggaGGCCACGAAGCGCAAGCTCCACGAGCGGTACCAGGAGGCCGAGAACGCGAAGCGGCAGCGCAAGATACAGTGGATCGAGccacgaccgccgccgccggggatgaAGAAGGGCCTAATGCAGCGCAACGCGGACACGGCACGCTGCGCGGCTGCGAGGTGCTTGGTCAAGTCTAGGCGTCTAGCTCgcttgggatga